The nucleotide sequence ttagtctttcagtttttcttcaaTAAACTTTGCTGCTCTTATAAACAAAGATAAgcaataaacttttaaaactttatatttactttaaactTTCTTATGTAAAGGAGATCCTCTAATAGTTTAGTGCAAAATGTATGACTTTTGTTCAACATAACATATATTCAATCTACTTTATTTCTTGTTCAACTGAGTTACTTACTGTCATAACAAACTGTAAAAATGTTACCTTTCTCCTAAAggagtgttttaatttttaccaatatacttatttattttttacttttaaagattttatttatttattcatgagagacagagagagagagaggcagagacataggcagaggaagcaggctccctgtgaggagcccaatgggggactcgatcccaggaccccaggatcacaacctgagccaaaagcagatgcttgaccactgagtcacccaggtgccccttatttattttttaagattttatttatttattaatgagagacacagagtaatTTTGATTAATGTAAattaagaaaatctttgaaatgtaGGGTAGACAATATTTACTATTAGTGAATAGGAAGTTGAatgacttactcaaggtcacaaagaaaTTTAGTAGCAAATCAGTtctagtgaccagagtcacctgatTTCTAGACTAGTGTTCATTATGAAtacaaaatattacttttatagaAGGTTTCTTATGAATAATGAATTGTCCTGGATGATCTGTTAAAACCTACAAATTCTGATATTTTGAGACTTAGACATATCCTTGTAGAAACTGTTTCATtttggcacataatagatgctcagtaaattttATGCATATATCTTATTCTAGAGTAAACTCTAAAGGGGGGTGAGATGTAaatttgaaaatgggaaaaagaaaaataggtaaatttcctttataatctCAGAGTATGGAAAGACTCTCACTGTGATACAAAATCAAGAGACACAAAATAGATGATAAATTTGAccacatgaatattttttaaagtccagCTATTGCTTGTCAAAGTGACCCTAAGGTAAATCAAACACAACAAacaaatatggagaaaatattgataaactaTATCACAGGTAAAAAGCTAATCTCCTTAACATATAAAAAGCtcttaaaaccaagaaaatagattaaaacctaacagaagaaagtaaaaaaatataaataaattgtcCTCAAAAAAATATACACTAATGGTCCTTACAAAAATGATGTTAATCTTCACTCATTATAAGAGAAATTgacattaaaactataaaatatcatttctcaTCTATCAGATTGGTAAAAATGATTTGCTGGGAAGATGGAGGCAGGACAGAGAAAACTGCTTTTTCTGATGACCAGCTCCCCTGATGGCAGGTTCAAGAACACTctcagagggaaggaggatgggtATGTCCACCTACTATCCTATGGCATTGGAGATAAGCTTTCAGGTGTGTCTACTATACTAACAGGCAATTGATAGTATGAGGGTATGTCTTGTTATGTTATGACACAACATCTCCaagaacacacaaaaaaggaagagaaacagatggagataaacatgtaaatataaataaatatataggagTCTATCACTGGTAAAAGTTGGCTGAAATACAAGGCTTAGCTAGATGGCATCAGAACATCCCAAACAAGGGGGGGAAAAGGACCCTAGGCTTCCCCCAACCCCTCATTccttttctcactctgcctctgcaAAATCCACCACGTGGTTTCTGGCCTTCTTGTGGGTCTCTGGCtctcagagaaacaaaagaaggcaaaagaaggAGCTAGGCTTGGTTTCTGCCTCTGAACTCATGAAGCAGAAAGATCCCTTCACCCTACAATAGGAGTAGGGGAGGGAGTAGGTCAACGGGTCAGGAGTGTTTAGGGACAATCTCTCCTCCCGGAAACCAGTGAAGCAAGGAATAAATGTAACAACTGTAATCATAATCTGTCATACTTAATCCATGAGCCACCCTTCCAGTTATATACAGCCATTTTTCTGTGTACACTCACCCTGTCCTATCCTCATTCTGGACTACTTACTATTTGCCAAATGCTTACTTACCAAATGCTATCCCTATCTCCCTAAATTCAGACTTCTGTTCATGCTGATTCTGACTCCTGAAATGccctcttttcctgtctttttctatGAATGTCCTCCTAAGACTTTAAGACTCGCTTAAGtgattagtcttttttttaagattttatttatttattaatgagacacagagagagagagaatcagagacacaggcagagggagaagcagtctccatgcagggagcgcgatgtgggactcatcccgggactcgatcctgggactccgggaccataccctgagccaaagtcagatgctcaactgctgagtcatgcAAGCATCCCTAAATGATTAGTGTCTTAAGTGACCTGTTCCTCCAGCTAGATGTGATCTCCCCCTCATTGGGATTTCCCAAATACTCTGTATGTCTCTAGAACCCAGCAGCTCAGCATGGCACAAGTTATTTgtgaatatgtcttttttttttaattttttatttatttatgatagtcacagagagagagagagagaggcagagacatagacagagggagaagcaggctccatgcaccgggagcccgacgtgggattcgatcccgggtctccaggatcgcgccctgggccaaatttgggcaggcgccaaaccgctgcgccacccagggatcccgaatatgTCTTATCCCAATTATGTAGCTTTGAGTTCACAGTTCTTAGTTCTGGGCAGGGTCAACTGTTATAGTCTTCAGAGAGTTGGCTGCAATATCTAACACATTGCATGTATTCAGTAAGTTTTCATTAAAAGAGGGATAAATCTATGTGTAAATCTATATAGAATTCCCCAGGTTTTTTCCAAAAAAGTTCTgccaactgaaaatccaaatgcTCTTTGTTACATGTATACATGCATCATGACCTTCAAACAGCAGTGATGTGTGAGACCAAAGTGGTGGtcgccagaggggaggtgggcaggggatggatgaaacagataaaggggattaagaggtagaaacttacaattagaaaataaaaagtcatggAGATAATAAGTACAACATAGGAAATGCAGTGAATAATACTGTAGTAACATTGTACGGTGACAgttggtgactacacttatcatggtgagtagcgtatagaattgttaaatcgatgtatagaattgttgaatcaatacgttgtacatctgaaactaatgtaacattgtatgttaattatatgtcaataaGTTTAAGTTAAAAAGTTTTGTAAATATAGTACAGTTAAGACAGACGACAGACATTAATTTTCAATGCaaaattactataattttgtagcaaaaaaaaaagaggtgatgtACTTCTTAGGGATCTAATGATCGAGTAAGGTTTTCAATCTACTGCATATCTCTCATGTGTCAGAGGCTTTACATTGGTTATCTCATTCAACCACTACAACAACCCTATTCCTAAGGTAGTATCTAACATTTATGGAGATCTTACTATGTACTATGCCATGCCATCTTTTAAGAACTCGATActtaatacataatttataatcTGCAACTAGTCTATGTGGTAGTAGTGGTATTAActctgttttaatatttaaggAAAGTGAAATAGATAGAGGTTATGTAACACACCCAAGAAGACTCTCCGAAGTTGTAAGTAATAAAGCCAGGATGCAAATGCCAGCAGCCTGACTCCACAGCCTGAGCCCTTAGCCACTAGTTATTATTATCCCCCTTTTCAGAATGACAAAACTGAGATCTAAAGGGCTTAAATAATTTACCCCAGCACACAGTAAAATTATAAGTGAGgctatattttgaaacaaaatctaTCTGACTCTACAGCTTCCTATCAACCTCTAAATGTCTTCTACCTCTCTTACAAATGAACTTTCTCtcttaataaacttaaaatatttgggggcacctgggtggcccagtcagttaaatgtccaattcttgatttcagctgaggccAGATCTCAGGGCCCtcagatggagccctgtgtcaggctccacactcaacaaagaatttcttgagattctctctttccctttgtcccttcccccactcatccatgcacacgctctctctctcaaataaataaatgaatctttaaaaatatatatattttgagcTATAGAGCTTTGGGACCCAATACAGGAAGATGGAATGCGGCCCAGGTGAAATGATaatctaaataaaacaaacttttattttcccccatCAAACACAATGCTCTCTTGAACTTTTGAGAGATGTTCCAGGATCCTAAACTATTAATTCCATCtctaaataaagaaggaaagcaatgaaatttaaattacttaataCATAATAGATAAATTACAAGTCCCTTTGACATCTGCCAGCAGTGAGTGCTGCCAGAAGGAGATATAGGGTAGAGATGGCAAAAGGAATACAAATCGAGACCCCAGGGGTTTTGCAGTGCTGGTATTATCAGGACGGTGATGGTCCACTGACCAGTGCTGGTTTCTGAACTGATTGTTACTGTTCTGTGAAAAGAACATTACAAACATGAAAGTAGACATTTAGAAACACTTAACAGCAATCTGGCTTGTTCTGGGATCCAGATGCAAATCCAAGGGCTTCTGCCAACTGATTTTGAACAAACCAACTCCTGAACTTTGGTTGCCGTATTAAAATAAAGGTGGTCCTTTAGAGGCAGAGGCAAGGACTAAAGACCTGACATGACTTGAAAGTTACAAAGAGTGAGGAGTAGATGGAAGCGAGGCGAGGAGAGACATGAAACAAAGCTACAGGGAGATGTAAGAGACAAACCCACACCTCTGAACAGCCCACAGCCGGGTAAGAACACTGGGAATTTATCTGTGTGGCTCCCCCATCTCATTTCTCAGCGGTCAAGGTTCATGCCCCAGGTTACAACTACTCAGAATTCATGATGATGCCATCTTCCCCTTAACAGGCACTCAAAAGCCCAAACTAAGGCCTGATAGTGTGCCTTTTTATACAAACTTTAAAGTAGTGTGGCAACTTGGTATGGATAGGCTCAGCTTATGGACATGAAACCTATTCATGCTCAGAGCTTCAACTCAGCCTCCAGCCAGTTTAGAGAGGCCCAAAAAGGTGGTGGCAGTATGATCAAGGAGACAGGGAAAGCCTTTGGAAGCACAGAGGCAGTTGAGAAGATCTGAGGAGATGCAGAATGTTTGTGTCTAATAAAAATGACTCCATAGGTATTCTATAGACattaataagaatgaaaatataaagcacttagcacatgTTGGTCTAGATTGATGGCAAAGACAGAAGGAACTTTGGAAACTGTATCATTTGAGATGTTTTTAATTATAGCAATGAAAAGCCCAATTCAAGTTGTCTTAAACACTGAAAGTAACTTCATAGTTACTGGATTATACAACTAAAAATATCCAAAGAGAAGACTTAAACTCTGGCATGGTTTTATCAGGACTTCAGCTACATTTCTCGGCAAATCTAAAAACCAAAGCTCATTGACTTTCCAAATTtacaattttacaattttttgtttgtCAATGAAGAACTGAACCACAGTCTACTGAAACTGAATATCAATCCCCTACATACTCCCAATGAAGAACGTTGAGTGTGGAAGAAAAATGGTAATGTCAGAAACATGGAAGGCACGTATGTGGTAATAAATATGGTGAGATGACGATAGTTCACCCAGGGAACCAATAGAAATGAAGAGCCATAATCAGACTAAGTGGTAAATACAAGCAAGATATGTAACATATACACATGAGTTTAGAAGGGATCTTAGAAGTaccatatacataaaattatgtaCCTGAGAGGTGATCCCTGTCCTCTTGATCTGAAAGTCAGACATGACTGACTCATAAGACTGGAGACAGGATGGGGAACCAGAGTGTAGAGAAAAGTCATCCTCTTGACCAAACAGGGCAAGCATTCCTATTCCCATTGTTATATTCTCCACTTACTATACTGAAATCTATTGGTTGGTATCAGAGATCCATTTTGATGCAAAGTACTTAAGCTACAGAGAAAGTCATGGAACATGAGCCCAAGTCCgtgtaaagagaaaaaggaaccagaaagaaaatgagcagtggttggtgggaatgtcagGAGAGAAAGGTGGATGTGATACCTGAAATTCTTAGTAGACTAacttggagaagagagagagagagagagaaggaagaggaagaggaagaggaagaggaagaggaagaggaagaggaaggaaggaaggaaggaaggaaggaaggaaggaaggaaggaaggaaggaaggaaggaaaagtaaggggagaaaagaaaaatctttagaaTCAATCATATACAGGATTGGATAAAATTGGGTGAAACTGATAGGATTATTAGAAAAGTTTTCACACACTCCGAAATTTAGTGGTGTGATAAACAGCCCAGGTTCAGTTAGATACATGGATGATGATGAGATGATGATTAGATGGATaggcagacagagagacagacagctAGATAGGTAGACAGGTAgaccttttccttttcaaattgaGGAATGAGATGACaaagagagaagatatttatacAAGAAAAACTCAagtccagaaaatataaagaagaaaaaagaccctCAAATTAAGAATTCATGACccaatcaataagaaaaaaagatcctCAAATTGAAGAATTCATGACTCAATCAATAATTAAGATACCTGACTCAGCCTAGAACTAGTAAGACCTGTAAGTATGAGGCCGAAGAGCACACAGGGCAGGACTCAGCGTAGGTTGTTAGGAAGATCATCTCAGTAAAAAGTTCTCTTGAAACTAGTTCAGTTGGCTGATGACAATACACAACTTGGCATACGGTAAGGATGAAAAGAACGGTTAGCAACCAGGAGAAATAGGAATTAACTAACTAGGCAACAAAAGGGTGAAACAGGAGGAAACTGTCAAAATTAGTAAGCGCTGCCAATTCCCACACTATTCCTCTGCATACAAAGCACTTTCCACATTCTCTGATGGCCATGAAAGTCTTAAAAGGAAAAACCCTTTGTTTTTGTGAATGTGTAAAAATAGGTGATTTAATCAACTGGATagcaatttgatttttaagaaatcctAATTATTTCACAGCATGTAGcagaataaaaatgcatttcacaTTTCTGAGACAAATTTTTTGAATGTTCaatatttttacatgaaaatgGATAGGCTTTAGTATAAAATCAGTTTAATCTCTCGTggattaatgaaaaataatatttgaagaacaCATTTTTGGAATGACGAGCAATTTTTCAGTGTACTTGTGGATGAAAGTGTGTGATCATGAGTACCCAAAGGCATATATGAAAACTCCCAGGCAAAATCCTCAAGAACTCCACCACTTTGTACCCTCCTTTCAGAAAACAtgtgtgattttaaataaaaagcagtaaACCAGAAGGAAAATGCATTGGGGAAAAAATTCCAtcctattatttataaatatacattatagtTTTATTCCCAAACACAGAATTCCTGTTTATTCCAAATACTAAAATGACTTTTGGGTGGCCTCAGTAAACCTAATAAACAAACATGAATTCTATAGATCTATAGATTACTTACTTACTATAGATTAGTAAGTAACTAATGGGAACTAACTACAACCACccatatatatacaaacatacacacacacacacacttacccaGGAGACATCTGGTCATTAGAAAAATTGCTAATCATCTGACCAACTTTTGGTAAATTATCGCTCAGCTATATGATTTACACTTTGCCCAAATAGACCCCTGGTAGTTATTTTCCCTCAGTTCcacttgtttttttgtgtttttaagataaGGCAGAGagtattttaacagaaatatttgaGTTTTGTAGAATCCAACAAAGATTCCTGAGTGAATTCCAATTCTTGAGACTAGCACtcatgttttcaatattttaaacattcagtCATGAGTTAGGAATAAGCAAAGAAGCAGTTAAAGAGACTAGAGCCATGCCAACACTCAGGAGTCATCAACGATCTCTTTTGAAACTCCAGTCAGATCTAGATCCTATGAAAGACTGGGACTGAGATATATAGCATGATTGCTGTGGATCAGCTGGGAGGTAAGTGTGTCAATGGAGCTCTATATCAGCTTATTTTGTAGACATAATGTTCTTGATCCACGGAACGTAGCTGTGTAGGTCAGTGAAGACAACAGTGTATCCTGTTAGAACACATCCAGTTCCCCAAGACAAAATTCCTTGTAATTCACGGCCACATAAGGCTGGTGCAGCTGTGACCACCTGCCAGATAGAGTAGAGGGATCAGAACTTTCTTCCCACCTGAGATTTCCTCAATACCTGAACAGAAATGAGAGCCACTACATTTACCATGCAAAGGGGTTCAAgatataagaatacagtatgaaAAGCTTCTTTCCATTGCACTAACTACCCCTACACCTCCCAGTCATCCCTAGACAGGTATTCCCAAGCAGTCGCTGGGAGATAGCTTTCCACTCCCCAACATCTGTTTCTATCATCTCTATGACAGGGTGGAGAAGAAAGAGTCATCATTCTTCAGCTCCCTTACTCTCTGAGCTCCTATCCTGACTGAAAAATCCAGCACCTCAACAAACAGTAGAGACTGAGCTTAGGGGCAAATGAGGTAAGAAGACTTACCTGGCAGGGTTCTTGACTTCCTAGTGTGGGTCCTATACAAAACatgtcttctaggagtttttcACCCAATAATTTTTTGCAGTTTATATTAGAGCTCATTTGAATTGTGATGCTTTGCAGATTATTGTTTGAATTTCCTaagcacaaaaaataaaggagattttgATTCCTGTTTGCCTTTTCATAAAgcatcctgcctcctcctccttcagggCTTCTTCTCAGTAAGAATGGACAACCACGGATCAAACACATCTTCTTACTCAGTTTATCATCTCTGACAGATTATAAGCATCAAAGGGTGGTTTCTGAGAAGACATTGCACACATCAAACAAAATCTGAATCCAAGCCCTGTCATTGCCAAGCTGATGATCTTGGATAATTCATTTCCCTGAGTCTTAGTTTCCTGGCTTATAAGATATAAATCTCAAGGAAACTTATCTATATGATATGTGATAATGGCTATATGTACAGATGCTTCATGCTTGGTACACAATTAGTGATCAACAAATGGTAGTTACTACCATTGTTATAATTGATAATGATATCACTCCTTTtaggtaaagagaaaaatatgatttttaccAATTTGCAAATTAAgattcaaagaagtaaaagaatttGTTCAAGTAAAAGAATTTGTTCATAAACCTATAATGAATGTTAGAATCAATACTCAAACATAGATTGCTGAATTCCAGCCCCTGCGGTGTGCCAATGTGATCCATATATGCAACACTTTGATTAGGATTTGATCCCCAAAGCCCTAAAGATCACTTCTTCTACTCTAAAAAGCCAATACTGCTGTTCCCTTTCTAGCTTTATACATGTGCTTAGAAATCTGGCACTAGCCTGATAAGTTTCCAATTCCTTCCCCTAATTCAGAGATCCTAAAGATGTAAATATATCTAAGAACTAACTCTTCTTTGTGATAGTCACTCACCAATAAAGTATTTATTCTCTAACCAAGTGTGAATCAAGCAATCTTTAACTGCATTCTTGAAAGTAGGCCACTGTAAATGCCTTGTGGAGATGAAGGTAAAAGGTATAGCCAGCTTTATCAACATGAGGTCATCTTTAGGAGAGGTAGCAGTGAAGTTTGGGTGGATGAAGATCCTCTCATAACGTAGGATCTCCCCAGTAAAGTCTCGAAGATTCATGAAGCTGCCATAAAAGATGATCTGAAGATCTCtgaaaagttaaaagagaaaaaagacttgaTACTCTCAGATTccaaggcagacagacacacacacacgcgcgcgcgcatgcgcgcacacacacaattTCCTTCTATGATAACCCATTTAACTGTTTCCTCTCATATTTGTCCACTTAATCCTTTATGTGTAGCATATGTGGTCATGGAGGTTATGCATTATATAAGCCAATGCGTTGCTATTCACATAGACTATAATGTGAATAGTGCCTCCAGGAGTTAAGCAATGCAATGGGTGGGCTCTACTCTTAGCATAATTCTAGAAAGAAGCTCCAATTCAAGACCTAGAAACAGCAGAAAGAAGCATGCAAATGGATAGTCAGAGCTTTTATGAAAGTAGTAGGCTCTGTTAGGGAGGTTCCTTTGGGAGTTGGGGGGGAATAGGAAATGTGAAATTGTACAGAGGAAATGAGTAACACCTTTGAGAGTTTAAATATTCTAAAGCTAGGAAGGATCACCTGAATATACTATCCTCTACTCATGTTTATCAAAACTGCTGGATTAACAGGGTTTTCTGCTGGTCCTTTGGGAGAACAACAGTCAAAAATCTTGTATGTTCCAATGAGATCCAGTTTAGATCAACTCACTAACATGGCTCAAGAACAGGGTACTTCCATGAAGCCTCTGAGTCTCCCACTCAGGGATTTCTCCAACCACAAGAATAGAACAAGTACCATATTGGTACTGAGCACCAATGTTTTTGTTGAGCTCCCAAATATTAAGATCACATTGTCTCCTAACAATAGTACCAACTGTCTCTCAGTTTGTCATGTTGGAATGTTACAGGATAAAGTTTAAAGAGATAGGACAAGGGGGTgccatgagtggctcagttggttaagcatctgacttgattttggctcaggtcatgatctcagggttgtgggatcaagtctcatgttgggctctgcactcagcagggagtctgcttgtccttctctctcctcctccccccccccccccggtggcATGCACatactctccctttctctctctctctctctctctctcttctctctcaaataaataaataaataaataaatacctttaaaaaataaaaataaagagataggaTAGGAACAAGCCTGATAAATTCAACCTTGAGCCAAGCCCAAGGACTGACAAATTTAAAAGGTCTCATCAGAGCAACATACTTTAGACAAATTTTGCTTTGGGTTACTTTTACAAGATATTAGACAATATAAGGATTTTCCTTTGTTCTGCTGTGTTCCTAAGAACtaccatactttttaaaatctgtttgcaGTGAAGGATTTTTCTGGGTCCCCAGATGGGGATGACTGGTCTTTGGCCAAGTTGTTTTTTACTGACTGCTGCAGTTCTCATTGGATCATCTCAGTCTATTTGATTCTCTATACCAAACACATGCTCCCTTTCTGTTTAAATGCATAAGATAGCTCTCCAATTGGCATAATTCTCCCAGAACAATATAAAATTGCAGTGGCCACTAGGAGGAACTTTTGACAAGAGCAAAATTGCTCATTTgacagatacattttttaaaaaaattttatttatttattcatagagatgcagagagagagaggcagagacacaggcagagggagaagcaggctccatgcagagagcctgatgtgggactcgatccagggtctccaggatcacgccctgggctgcaggcggcgctaaaccactgcgccaccagggctgcccctgacaGATACATTTGATCAAAAAGGAAGACACCTTCATGTTAAcattctttctcttgtctttctaAATGAGAGATCACTTAATGACCCCCATCCCACCATTCCCATACCCTGGGAATTAATGAGTACTGTTGTTTTAATTATACAACTTGCTGGAACTGTTAGGCCTGACTTACTGTTTAATTCAGTTGTAGTAACTCTCTTGTGCATCTGTGTTTGTCAAATTAGCTTTTTCTGTTGCTAATATTACTCTCCTTTCTTGCTGAAGAAGACATTCCTGTTGAAGgtgttaaatttaataaatatctaaaacTGGTACCCtctaatattttctcttatcCTTCCCctatgtctcttttttccttcccttaagAAATTTTGTGATTTAATTTATCATGAAATATAACTAAATACAAAGGTTTATATGGAAAATAACTCATGATAAATAGATGGTTCTGGCAAATTGGAGTGAGTGAATTTCAGCTTAAGGCAACTCTTCagcatgaaaaacaaaatgtggtggaAAAGCAAGAGAACAGTGGTTCCCTCTGAGGGATATGGAGGCAATATAACTAAGTAAGCATGTGAGAACctaccttacacataaaggacctagaaaaggaagagcaaataaagcctcaagtcagcagaagaagggaaataagaaaGACTAGAGCAGAGGGGGGAGGTAAGATGGTGAAATAATAAGGatcctcattttcatttagtCCCCCAAATTTAGCTAgctaactttcaaaccatcctgaacacctatggaTTCAAcctgagatggaaagaaagaatagctggaacactacagagagaaaagtgatcacTTCTTGCAAGGTAGTAATGCAAAGAGAAATGGAGGagatatatcagaagataaatggcagggagagggagccttTGCAAGCAGCTGCTGGAAAGCAGTTATAGCACTAGGGCGTTCAATTGGGTCCTTTAGAAATCTGGTCCTGAAAGAGTCTTCCTTGCCTGAAAAGTGCTCAGTGGTGAAATAGGGCAGAACTGCAAGAGGGACAAGGAGATCTCAATATTCCCAGAGGCACAGGAAGAACAGAGGCACCCAGGAGAAAGCTCAACTTGTGACGCAAACCACAAACCATGGATGGATAAGGGGACCACTGACACCCTGGGTCCTGGTAAAGGACTGGAATGCAGCAACTCTCTGATAGTTGCCAGGAAGGCAGAGCAGGTGCACACTCCAGTGGCTGAATGCTCCCCACCTCAGAGCCCAGCAGTGGACAGAAATGTGCTATCCTCTAATCCCTCCAGGAGAGGCAGAAACCAGGGAGGGCAAAAGACGGCAAAAGCTTTCCCACCACCAGACGCCCTTCAAATTGTTGAATCAGTGCCCCCACGCCTGCCTCCAGGAGG is from Canis lupus dingo isolate Sandy chromosome 16, ASM325472v2, whole genome shotgun sequence and encodes:
- the LOC112650874 gene encoding putative inactive serine protease 58 isoform X1; this translates as MNCILLTLLMVTGVVSYVSEDMEGFNPLLYLFYLSSSYQSCVGTLIAPQWVLTAAHCFLPDLQIIFYGSFMNLRDFTGEILRYERIFIHPNFTATSPKDDLMLIKLAIPFTFISTRHLQWPTFKNAVKDCLIHTWLENKYFIGNSNNNLQSITIQMSSNINCKKLLGEKLLEDMFCIGPTLGSQEPCQVVTAAPALCGRELQGILSWGTGCVLTGYTVVFTDLHSYVPWIKNIMSTK
- the LOC112650874 gene encoding putative inactive serine protease 58 isoform X2; its protein translation is MDSPCSLLSILQGVVSYVSEDMEGFNPLLYLFYLSSSYQSCVGTLIAPQWVLTAAHCFLPDLQIIFYGSFMNLRDFTGEILRYERIFIHPNFTATSPKDDLMLIKLAIPFTFISTRHLQWPTFKNAVKDCLIHTWLENKYFIGNSNNNLQSITIQMSSNINCKKLLGEKLLEDMFCIGPTLGSQEPCQVVTAAPALCGRELQGILSWGTGCVLTGYTVVFTDLHSYVPWIKNIMSTK
- the LOC112650874 gene encoding putative inactive serine protease 58 isoform X3; protein product: MNCILLTLLMVTGVVSYVSEDMEGFNPLLYLFYLSSSYQSCVGTLIAPQWVLTAAHCFLPDLQIIFYGSFMNLRDFTGEILRYERIFIHPNFTATSPKDDLMLIKLAIPFTFISTRHLQWPTFKNAVKDCLIHTWLENKYFIGNSNNNLQSITIQMSSNINCKKLLGEKLLEDMFCIGPTLGSQEPCQALV